The following are from one region of the Sorghum bicolor cultivar BTx623 chromosome 2, Sorghum_bicolor_NCBIv3, whole genome shotgun sequence genome:
- the LOC8056625 gene encoding auxin-responsive protein IAA24: protein MEIVDADNLSATELRLGLPGTSSSDDWQKKPSPSVGAKRALDDTRSEASGTSSPATAADLDLDHDHDAAPPPKAQVVGWPPVRAYRKNTFQAAAAAAKKADQQQQQQGGGLYVKVSMDGAPYLRKVDLRMYKGYRELREALDALFTKSFSAAAAEGGDHQHAIAYEDKDGDLMLVGDVPWDMFISSCKKLRIMKGSEAR, encoded by the exons ATGGAGATCGTCGACGCCGACAACCTGAGCGCCACCGAGCTCCGCCTCGGCCTGCCGGGAACCAGCAGCAGCGACGACTGGCAGAAGAAGCCGTCGCCCTCCGTCGGGGCCAAGCGCGCTCTGGACGACACCAGGAGCGAGGCCTCGGGGACCAGCTCGCCGGCCACCGCCGCAGACCTCGAcctcgaccacgaccacgacgcCGCACCGCCTCCCAA GGCGCAAGTCGTCGGGTGGCCGCCGGTGAGGGCGTACAGGAAGAACACcttccaggcggcggcggcggcggccaagaAGGccgaccagcagcagcagcagcagggaggAGGGCTGTATGTGAAGGTGAGCATGGACGGGGCGCCGTACCTCAGGAAGGTGGACCTCAGAATGTACAAGGGGTACAGGGAGCTCAGGGAGGCGCTGGACGCCCTCTTCACCAAGTCCTTCTCGGCCGCCGCGGCGGAGGGCGGCGACCACCAGCACGCCATCGCGTACGAGGACAAGGACGGCGATCTCATGCTCGTCGGAGACGTGCCCTGGGA TATGttcatctcctcatgcaagaagCTCAGGATAATGAAGGGCTCTGAGGCCAGGTGA